One genomic window of Paenibacillus xylanilyticus includes the following:
- a CDS encoding four-carbon acid sugar kinase family protein, translating to MKLAIIADDLTGANDSGVQLARHGLKTSVLFNMDENNIRHYDAVVFDTDSRSIASDEAYQRVRNAAEFLTRNGFDTIFKKMDSTMRGNIGTEIDALYDVIQPDFMMIAPGYPKNNRTILGGVHYLNGIPLADTEIANDPKTPVTVSYLPELLKLQTKYEVGEISVSDLEAGKEHIQKRLTQFKENGIPYVLVDSTEEMHLEQILQMTSALEYTFAWAGSAGIANYLPGHFSLEGKSTELTIPGNSGPILTVVGSVNKNSRAQLKKLLGQTSVSSVAFHSFKAVSAAADRTEEMERVYKEVKAKSLAGQDVVLYSTAEQVDIELARATGEARSLNHTEVSNEIVRAMGEICARLLEEGNFKGVSMTGGDTAKQICMKWNISGFELLDELEIGVPISKFIGIEDLHVITKAGGFGTPEVFIHAIEKLKGGIPV from the coding sequence ATGAAATTAGCCATTATTGCAGATGATCTGACTGGTGCCAATGACAGCGGGGTTCAGCTTGCCCGTCATGGCTTGAAAACCAGTGTATTATTTAACATGGACGAGAATAATATTCGTCATTACGATGCTGTTGTTTTCGACACGGACAGCCGTTCCATTGCCTCGGATGAAGCTTATCAGCGCGTTCGTAATGCAGCCGAGTTTCTGACGAGAAATGGATTCGATACCATTTTCAAAAAAATGGATTCCACCATGCGTGGTAACATTGGAACTGAGATTGATGCACTGTACGACGTGATTCAACCGGATTTCATGATGATTGCACCAGGGTATCCGAAGAATAATCGTACGATCCTGGGCGGGGTACATTACCTGAACGGAATCCCACTGGCTGACACCGAGATCGCGAACGATCCCAAAACACCTGTGACGGTCTCGTATCTTCCGGAACTGCTGAAGCTTCAGACGAAGTATGAAGTAGGTGAGATCAGCGTATCGGATCTGGAAGCTGGTAAGGAGCATATCCAGAAGAGGTTAACCCAGTTCAAAGAAAATGGCATTCCATATGTACTTGTAGATTCGACAGAGGAAATGCATCTGGAGCAAATCCTGCAAATGACCAGCGCGCTTGAATATACCTTTGCCTGGGCAGGCTCTGCAGGAATTGCCAACTATCTTCCCGGACATTTCAGTCTGGAGGGTAAATCAACAGAACTGACAATACCGGGAAATTCTGGACCTATTCTAACTGTCGTAGGCAGTGTAAATAAAAACTCACGTGCTCAGTTGAAGAAACTGCTGGGACAGACCAGCGTTTCCTCCGTTGCATTCCACTCCTTCAAAGCCGTATCCGCCGCAGCAGATCGGACAGAGGAAATGGAGCGTGTGTATAAAGAAGTAAAAGCCAAGTCTCTTGCAGGCCAAGACGTTGTCTTGTACTCCACGGCAGAGCAGGTTGATATTGAACTGGCACGTGCCACGGGTGAAGCTCGCAGTCTGAATCATACCGAGGTCAGCAACGAAATCGTGCGGGCGATGGGCGAGATTTGTGCCAGATTGCTTGAAGAAGGTAATTTCAAAGGTGTATCCATGACCGGTGGAGACACCGCCAAGCAAATTTGTATGAAGTGGAATATTAGCGGCTTCGAGCTGCTGGACGAGCTTGAGATTGGTGTTCCAATCTCCAAGTTTATCGGAATCGAAGATTTACATGTCATTACCAAAGCAGGAGGCTTCGGCACACCAGAAGTCTTCATCCATGCGATTGAAAAATTAAAAGGAGGGATTCCAGTATGA
- a CDS encoding 2-keto-3-deoxygluconate permease, whose protein sequence is MNIKATLDRIPGGMMVVPLLLGATINTFFPNALRIGGFTEALFVNSSSTLIALFLLIAGTQITFKTAGSSVGKGITLLVFKWAVGAILGLIAIFFADSNGLFLGLAPLAIIAAMTNSNGGLYIALAGQYGKEDDKAAYPFLALSDGPFLTMVALSIFGAMGFANGMFSPMAFVAVLLPLIVGVVIGNLDRNLAEWLHKGSDKLVPFFAFSLGMGINFSSIIQGGLSGIMLGVITVLITGGVGYLLFKAIGWNPIVGASEGSTAGNAVGTPAAIVAANASFAPIAEIATVQIAASVVTTAILLPIFIGFLSKRLEKSGGVEKYNQRPTT, encoded by the coding sequence ATGAACATTAAAGCGACATTAGATCGTATTCCTGGCGGTATGATGGTTGTCCCGCTGTTACTTGGTGCAACGATTAACACATTCTTCCCCAATGCCTTGCGGATTGGCGGATTTACCGAAGCCCTGTTCGTTAACAGTTCAAGCACGCTGATCGCTTTGTTCCTCCTGATTGCCGGAACACAGATTACGTTCAAGACAGCCGGTTCATCTGTCGGTAAAGGTATTACACTGCTTGTGTTCAAGTGGGCTGTTGGTGCAATATTAGGTTTGATCGCCATTTTCTTCGCAGATTCCAATGGATTATTCCTTGGTCTGGCACCACTTGCCATTATCGCTGCTATGACGAATTCCAACGGCGGACTGTACATCGCCCTGGCCGGACAATACGGCAAAGAGGATGACAAGGCAGCTTATCCATTCCTCGCACTCAGCGACGGACCTTTTCTTACCATGGTTGCACTCTCTATTTTCGGTGCGATGGGCTTCGCCAATGGCATGTTCTCCCCGATGGCTTTTGTAGCCGTACTGCTTCCACTGATCGTCGGTGTAGTTATTGGTAACCTGGATCGCAACTTGGCTGAATGGCTGCATAAAGGCAGTGACAAGCTCGTTCCGTTCTTCGCCTTTTCACTCGGTATGGGAATCAACTTCTCGTCTATCATTCAAGGTGGACTAAGCGGCATCATGCTGGGTGTAATTACAGTATTGATCACTGGCGGCGTTGGCTACCTGCTCTTCAAAGCCATCGGCTGGAATCCTATTGTCGGAGCTTCGGAAGGTTCCACAGCGGGTAACGCTGTAGGTACACCTGCTGCTATCGTAGCGGCCAATGCTTCCTTTGCCCCTATTGCTGAAATTGCTACCGTACAAATTGCGGCAAGTGTCGTAACCACCGCTATTCTTTTGCCGATCTTCATTGGTTTCCTATCCAAACGGCTGGAGAAATCAGGCGGCGTCGAGAAGTACAATCAAAGACCGACCACATAA
- a CDS encoding PrpR N-terminal domain-containing protein translates to MRTRVHIIAPYESMTTIIQECIPQFPQLSIQCDVGDLAKGAELASQAERNGAEIIISRGGTAQLIKEAVTIPVIDVQLSGYDMIRSLTLASQFNGKTAIVGFSNITSGAQSIIDLMDLPLKVYTIRSSEDVARLLLELKASGYRQIVGDVITVDTARTYGLEGLLIQSGKEAILRALEDAQLVFRYLSKNQAISVILNNLVTQEHPNLLILDERNDIVFENLTDFEKNPLTENFIHLINTNLEFEQSQVQHMFMVDDYQLTVTAHETTLNNKGYKVYTLEKGQPYQFAQFGITTYTDITIGPIVAESPAMQVMLKNIQAVYENHEPIYLLGHADSGKSFLVKHMHQMYSGGGLLLQIDLSQVPAGHLHKIPLSKVRNVELNHIEQRLHDEEVTSFIQTCLNRQIGVFILGEEPLNPYWTLDIELSTMIMPSLADRLEDLAPLIQQFLTDYYHKYGTAAVKIKEDALQLIREQVPQMTVSQLKHLIKQAALNEQDYVISTDTLSRLLNQHSATNTMRLNGTLKEIEKEIIQHVLQEENNNQSKAADRLGINRATLWRKLKE, encoded by the coding sequence ATGCGTACACGAGTTCATATCATTGCTCCTTACGAATCCATGACTACCATTATACAAGAATGCATTCCCCAGTTTCCTCAATTATCGATTCAATGCGATGTAGGCGACTTGGCGAAGGGGGCCGAACTGGCTTCACAAGCCGAACGAAACGGGGCTGAAATTATCATTAGCCGTGGGGGTACTGCACAGCTGATTAAGGAAGCCGTCACGATTCCCGTGATTGATGTACAGCTCTCGGGATATGACATGATTCGTTCCTTGACTCTCGCCAGCCAGTTTAACGGCAAAACGGCCATCGTTGGCTTTTCGAATATCACCTCAGGTGCACAATCCATTATTGATCTGATGGACCTGCCCCTCAAGGTATATACGATTCGCAGTTCCGAAGATGTCGCCAGGCTGCTGCTGGAGCTGAAAGCATCCGGATATCGTCAGATTGTCGGAGATGTGATCACCGTAGATACCGCCAGAACCTATGGGCTCGAAGGCTTACTGATTCAGTCTGGCAAGGAAGCCATTCTACGCGCGCTTGAAGATGCCCAGCTGGTATTTCGCTATCTGAGCAAGAACCAAGCCATTTCTGTTATTTTGAACAACCTGGTCACACAAGAGCACCCCAATCTGCTGATCTTGGATGAACGGAATGATATCGTATTCGAAAACCTGACCGATTTTGAGAAGAACCCATTGACGGAAAATTTTATTCATTTGATAAATACCAATCTGGAGTTTGAGCAATCTCAGGTTCAACATATGTTCATGGTTGACGATTATCAGCTGACAGTAACAGCCCATGAAACAACGCTGAATAATAAGGGTTATAAAGTCTACACGCTTGAAAAAGGACAGCCTTACCAGTTTGCACAATTCGGCATAACCACCTACACGGATATAACCATCGGGCCCATTGTTGCCGAATCACCAGCCATGCAGGTGATGTTGAAGAACATTCAGGCTGTATATGAAAATCACGAACCCATCTATCTGCTCGGACATGCAGATTCAGGTAAATCATTTCTCGTAAAACACATGCATCAGATGTACTCAGGCGGTGGACTGCTGCTGCAAATAGACCTGTCGCAGGTACCTGCCGGCCATTTGCATAAAATACCGCTCTCCAAAGTCCGCAACGTGGAGCTGAATCATATCGAACAGCGGCTCCATGATGAAGAGGTGACCTCATTCATTCAGACCTGTCTGAACAGGCAGATTGGTGTATTCATTCTGGGAGAAGAGCCCTTGAATCCGTATTGGACGCTTGATATCGAGCTGAGTACCATGATCATGCCAAGTCTTGCGGACAGGCTGGAGGATCTGGCTCCACTGATCCAGCAGTTCCTTACCGACTATTATCATAAGTATGGAACCGCTGCGGTGAAGATCAAGGAGGATGCACTGCAGTTAATCCGGGAGCAGGTTCCACAGATGACAGTCAGCCAGCTGAAGCATCTTATCAAACAGGCTGCCCTAAATGAGCAGGATTATGTGATCTCGACAGATACGTTGTCCCGCCTGCTGAATCAGCATTCTGCAACGAACACGATGCGGTTGAATGGTACGCTGAAAGAGATCGAGAAGGAAATTATTCAGCACGTTCTGCAGGAAGAAAACAATAACCAATCCAAGGCTGCAGATCGCCTGGGGATTAATCGAGCCACACTTTGGCGCAAACTTAAAGAATGA
- a CDS encoding PspA/IM30 family protein gives MGILSRFRDVMKANVNSLLARAEDPEKTVNEYMRSLSSDLGQVKAETAAVLSEESRAKRALDECSAEMKKLQRYAEKSAESGDEDKARSFLEKKVKQTEKWNELQAAYERASAKAKMMKHMNDKLVADLGQLEARHTELKGRMAEAKAQQQANERNASAGKANAAFQAMEEKANQALNEAEALAELRAGKQEDDLDELIAQLEREMNAEAGNSDNKAPSAEEELAAIQEKLKNN, from the coding sequence ATGGGAATCTTATCGAGGTTTAGGGACGTGATGAAGGCCAATGTGAACAGCTTGCTGGCTCGGGCGGAAGATCCGGAGAAGACTGTGAATGAATATATGCGGAGTCTGAGCAGTGATCTGGGACAGGTGAAGGCAGAGACCGCGGCTGTTCTGTCGGAGGAGAGCAGGGCGAAGCGAGCTTTGGACGAATGCAGTGCTGAGATGAAAAAATTGCAGCGGTATGCAGAGAAGTCGGCAGAGTCAGGCGATGAAGATAAGGCCCGGAGTTTTCTGGAAAAGAAAGTGAAGCAGACGGAGAAATGGAACGAATTACAGGCAGCATATGAACGTGCCTCCGCAAAAGCCAAAATGATGAAGCATATGAATGATAAATTGGTAGCAGATCTGGGACAATTGGAAGCCAGACATACCGAGCTGAAAGGCAGAATGGCAGAGGCGAAGGCCCAGCAGCAGGCCAATGAACGGAATGCTTCAGCAGGGAAAGCAAACGCGGCTTTTCAGGCGATGGAAGAGAAGGCCAATCAGGCCTTAAATGAAGCAGAAGCACTTGCCGAGCTCCGGGCAGGGAAGCAGGAAGATGATCTGGATGAACTTATTGCGCAGCTGGAGAGAGAAATGAACGCGGAAGCGGGTAATAGTGACAATAAGGCTCCGAGTGCGGAGGAAGAACTCGCAGCAATTCAGGAGAAGCTAAAGAATAATTAG
- a CDS encoding TFIIB-type zinc ribbon-containing protein: MPVIEYKCPNCGSGMVFDSATGSLSCPSCGRQDNIEQIPDPLKKQVFTENEVKQYHCNSCGADIVTEPETSATTCSFCGAAVVLSDRLTGDLAPVMVIPFSISKEQAKQAFKKWCRNGLLTPSGFMSADRIQNITGMYVPFWLYELHNKIEVHGRGTKVRTYTQGDYHYTETQHFDIYRKIRLNYVNLPIDASEKMKDELMDKLEPFPYNQLKEFKTPYLAGYIAEKYSYTDEELYPRAKEKTRSYIDSYIASTVSGYNSVSYTDKQIDTTLKNADYVLLPVWMVYYDFNHAQYTFAMNGQTGKVVGKPPISKAKVAGWFAGVSAVSLLSLKLISWMMGGGFL; encoded by the coding sequence ATGCCAGTTATTGAATACAAGTGTCCCAACTGTGGCAGTGGTATGGTTTTTGACAGCGCGACAGGTTCATTATCCTGCCCGAGCTGTGGGCGACAGGACAACATTGAGCAAATCCCGGACCCGCTGAAGAAACAGGTATTCACGGAAAATGAAGTGAAGCAATATCACTGTAACAGCTGCGGCGCGGATATCGTTACAGAACCGGAGACGAGCGCAACCACGTGCAGCTTCTGCGGAGCGGCAGTTGTGCTGAGCGATCGGTTGACGGGTGATCTGGCACCCGTCATGGTTATTCCTTTTTCCATCAGCAAGGAGCAGGCGAAGCAGGCATTCAAAAAGTGGTGCCGGAACGGCCTGCTGACCCCGAGCGGATTCATGAGCGCAGACCGGATTCAGAATATTACGGGGATGTATGTGCCGTTCTGGTTATATGAGCTACATAACAAAATCGAAGTTCACGGCCGCGGAACCAAGGTGAGAACCTACACACAAGGCGACTACCATTATACGGAGACACAGCATTTTGATATTTACCGGAAAATCCGGCTCAACTATGTGAATCTGCCCATTGATGCTTCGGAGAAAATGAAGGATGAGCTGATGGATAAGCTGGAGCCATTTCCCTATAATCAGCTGAAAGAGTTCAAGACCCCGTATCTTGCGGGATACATTGCAGAGAAATACAGCTACACCGATGAAGAGTTATATCCGCGGGCCAAGGAGAAGACCAGATCTTATATTGATTCATATATTGCTTCAACCGTATCCGGATATAACAGTGTAAGCTACACGGACAAACAAATTGATACGACGCTTAAAAATGCAGACTATGTGCTGCTTCCCGTATGGATGGTCTATTATGACTTCAATCATGCCCAATATACCTTTGCCATGAATGGCCAAACGGGAAAAGTGGTCGGCAAACCGCCCATTAGTAAAGCCAAAGTGGCTGGATGGTTCGCCGGCGTTTCGGCCGTCTCCTTATTATCCTTGAAACTGATCTCCTGGATGATGGGAGGTGGGTTCCTGTGA
- a CDS encoding TPM domain-containing protein — protein MMVFSLTFSFLTVQTASAAEGKNLIYDEANLLSEQEKSELNALANEYGAERQTDFIILTTNNTDNQDVELLTEDFYDEQGLGFDKVHGNAVILTMDMNFREVYLAGFYKAEDYLDSGRLDAIRSRITPDLSNGDYKLAFEKYIRLSYEYMGYRPGVNPNNILFNGWFQLVVAVAIGGIVVGIMAYRSGGRVTVNRATYEDSSSSSVIDRQDRYIRTTVTKRKIERNNNNGGGGGGGGTTRGGHSHSGSRGSF, from the coding sequence ATGATGGTGTTTAGTTTGACATTCTCCTTTTTGACTGTTCAGACTGCCTCGGCAGCCGAGGGTAAAAATCTCATCTATGATGAGGCTAATCTGCTGAGTGAGCAGGAGAAAAGTGAATTGAACGCACTGGCGAATGAGTATGGAGCCGAGAGGCAGACAGATTTTATTATCCTGACAACAAACAATACAGACAATCAAGATGTGGAGCTGTTGACCGAGGACTTTTACGATGAGCAGGGGCTGGGATTTGATAAAGTTCACGGAAATGCTGTCATATTGACGATGGATATGAACTTCAGAGAAGTGTACCTGGCCGGATTTTATAAAGCAGAAGATTATCTGGACAGTGGACGGCTCGATGCTATCCGCAGCAGGATCACTCCGGATTTGTCTAACGGGGATTATAAGCTTGCTTTCGAGAAATATATAAGGCTCTCTTACGAGTACATGGGGTACAGACCGGGTGTGAATCCAAATAATATTTTGTTCAACGGTTGGTTCCAACTAGTCGTGGCTGTTGCCATCGGAGGCATCGTAGTTGGAATCATGGCCTACCGTTCAGGAGGGCGGGTTACCGTCAATCGAGCAACATATGAGGATTCCAGTTCCTCCAGTGTAATTGATCGACAGGATCGGTATATCCGTACCACGGTCACCAAACGAAAAATAGAAAGAAACAATAACAACGGCGGAGGTGGCGGTGGTGGAGGCACCACCCGTGGCGGCCACTCTCACAGTGGAAGTAGAGGTTCGTTTTAG
- a CDS encoding SPFH domain-containing protein, translated as MGFFKNQFSNVVEWEEFRDDMIFWKWSNREIKKGSKLIIRSGQDAIFLNNGKVEGIFEDEGSFNIDSEIIPFLSTLKGFKFGFNSGMRVEVLFVNTKEFTVRWGTQSPVLIPTPQLPGGMPIRANGTFNFKVSDYVTLIDKIAGIKQSYLVEDVKIRMTSVLDQLLMKWISREGKDMFNLQANASEIAKGIQEDLDMQMMDIGIGITGFQVMSFNYPQEIQDMITKTASHEMIGNLQKYQQVSMTDGIASGKVKGGGAASDMAGMMMGMNMANEMMKNMSQNQGQNQNNNNNSSGQNTDQPSAPKEGASSEGAKKPNFCPNCGAKNEGANFCPNCGQKLV; from the coding sequence ATGGGATTTTTCAAAAATCAATTTTCAAATGTAGTGGAATGGGAAGAATTCAGAGATGACATGATTTTCTGGAAGTGGAGCAACCGGGAGATCAAGAAGGGCAGTAAGCTGATTATCCGTTCGGGTCAGGATGCGATCTTTTTGAACAACGGCAAGGTTGAGGGAATCTTTGAGGATGAGGGTTCGTTTAATATCGATTCCGAGATCATTCCGTTTCTGTCTACATTAAAAGGATTTAAATTCGGGTTCAACAGCGGCATGCGGGTCGAAGTGCTGTTTGTGAATACAAAGGAATTTACCGTTCGGTGGGGAACGCAAAGCCCTGTACTGATTCCAACACCTCAGCTTCCGGGCGGAATGCCGATTCGGGCCAACGGTACGTTCAACTTCAAGGTGAGTGACTACGTCACGCTCATTGATAAAATTGCTGGCATCAAGCAGAGCTATCTGGTCGAGGATGTCAAAATCCGCATGACTTCTGTACTGGATCAGCTGCTTATGAAGTGGATCAGCCGTGAGGGCAAGGATATGTTCAACTTGCAGGCGAACGCGTCGGAGATTGCAAAAGGCATTCAAGAAGACCTGGATATGCAAATGATGGACATCGGAATTGGCATTACCGGATTCCAGGTGATGAGTTTCAATTACCCGCAGGAGATCCAGGACATGATCACGAAGACCGCTTCGCATGAGATGATCGGTAATTTGCAGAAATACCAGCAGGTTAGCATGACGGATGGCATCGCATCCGGCAAGGTGAAAGGCGGCGGCGCAGCATCGGATATGGCGGGCATGATGATGGGTATGAATATGGCTAACGAAATGATGAAGAACATGAGCCAGAATCAAGGCCAGAATCAAAATAATAATAACAACAGTTCAGGCCAAAACACGGATCAACCATCCGCGCCCAAGGAAGGAGCTTCTTCCGAGGGGGCCAAGAAGCCGAACTTCTGTCCGAACTGTGGTGCCAAAAATGAAGGAGCCAACTTCTGTCCCAACTGTGGTCAAAAGCTGGTTTAA
- a CDS encoding DUF896 domain-containing protein yields the protein MIPTLTRINELSRKAKEAELTEMEKAEQIRLRQEYLQIFRGSINDILLNVTIYDPNGDDVTPDKLKQEQASQNNN from the coding sequence ATGATTCCAACATTGACCAGAATAAATGAACTTTCCAGAAAAGCTAAAGAGGCAGAACTGACAGAGATGGAGAAAGCGGAACAAATTCGTCTGCGCCAGGAATACCTGCAAATCTTTCGCGGTTCGATCAATGATATTCTGCTGAATGTCACCATCTATGATCCGAACGGCGATGACGTTACTCCCGATAAATTGAAACAGGAACAAGCAAGCCAAAACAACAACTAA
- a CDS encoding ring-cleaving dioxygenase, producing the protein MTLQTAGIHHITAFAGDPQANVDFYAGVLGLRLVKKTINFDAPDVYHLYFGDEQGSPGTIITFFPSAGSPRGKIGGGQVGITSYVIPPGTIGFWQDRLERYNIEVTKTSRFNEELLQFEDSEGLRLELVEREEGAASTWEHEGIPANKAIKGFGGAVLFSVNPQRTMDALENILGFVRVDENEEYARFRSSGDIGNVVDVPVTRIPLGVGGSGTVHHIAWRAKDFEEHEAWRGAVYQYGYQPTPVRDRQYFNAIYFREAGGILFEIATDPPGFAKDEPADALGEKLMLPEWFEQYREQIEGNLQPIVVRTLEPATAAQ; encoded by the coding sequence ATGACACTTCAAACTGCAGGTATCCATCATATTACGGCTTTTGCGGGCGATCCACAGGCCAATGTCGACTTTTACGCTGGGGTTCTGGGACTTCGTCTCGTGAAAAAAACAATCAATTTCGATGCACCAGATGTGTACCATCTGTACTTCGGGGATGAACAAGGCAGCCCGGGAACCATTATTACCTTCTTCCCATCTGCCGGATCACCTCGAGGCAAAATTGGCGGTGGCCAAGTCGGCATTACCTCTTATGTCATTCCTCCTGGGACTATTGGCTTCTGGCAGGATCGGCTGGAACGTTATAACATTGAGGTAACCAAAACAAGTCGCTTCAATGAAGAGCTTCTTCAATTCGAAGACAGTGAAGGCTTGCGGCTTGAGCTTGTTGAACGGGAAGAAGGTGCTGCCAGCACATGGGAGCATGAAGGCATTCCGGCAAACAAAGCAATTAAAGGCTTCGGCGGTGCTGTATTATTCAGTGTGAATCCGCAGAGAACAATGGATGCGCTAGAGAACATTCTGGGATTCGTCAGAGTCGATGAAAATGAAGAGTATGCCCGTTTCCGTTCCAGCGGAGATATCGGTAACGTCGTGGACGTTCCAGTTACCCGCATACCTCTGGGTGTAGGCGGCTCAGGCACAGTACACCACATTGCGTGGCGTGCCAAAGATTTTGAAGAGCATGAGGCATGGAGAGGGGCCGTATACCAATATGGCTACCAACCAACCCCAGTCCGCGACCGTCAATATTTCAATGCCATCTACTTCAGAGAAGCAGGCGGAATCCTGTTTGAGATTGCAACAGATCCACCGGGATTTGCCAAAGATGAACCTGCTGATGCACTCGGAGAGAAATTGATGCTGCCAGAGTGGTTCGAACAATATCGTGAACAGATCGAAGGCAATCTGCAGCCGATTGTGGTAAGAACGTTGGAACCTGCAACAGCTGCTCAGTAA
- a CDS encoding low temperature requirement protein A, with amino-acid sequence MMEKKVTWLELFYDLLFVAAVSKAGHVLLHAEHGVISFEYLMKFVLIFIPVWWAWVGQTLFINRYGQDVLSHRIFLILQLLSVLVMTASLSTHFDQYYLSFFVGYIGSRAFTAIQYLTVHKSKSTHQQQAARYLGICFIIGILISSGSLFFDSWVRYLVLYAGIAVDIVLPLIGRKNLVKVPIQTHHLLERFALFTLILLGESVISIIAVLQADHWDLRSILFAAFTSIFVIAMWWQYFDNVEKKVSKEIQTAGQAIIYGHLFIYISMSMIAASIQLLYLNELNYVFMLGFGFGSVLLYFLSTSLVFHRYRHAHLRLRPVHLVTMVGVLAAFVIVDLIYQVPNYVIVGEDMLFFLLYAKLTT; translated from the coding sequence ATGATGGAGAAAAAGGTTACCTGGCTGGAGCTGTTTTACGATCTGCTCTTCGTCGCAGCCGTATCCAAGGCAGGACATGTCCTGCTGCATGCCGAACACGGCGTTATTTCGTTTGAATATCTAATGAAATTTGTATTGATCTTCATCCCCGTCTGGTGGGCATGGGTGGGCCAGACCCTATTCATTAATCGATACGGTCAGGATGTCCTCAGCCATCGCATCTTTCTCATCCTTCAGCTTCTGTCGGTTCTCGTGATGACGGCAAGTCTTTCGACTCATTTTGATCAGTATTACCTGTCATTCTTCGTAGGATATATCGGTTCAAGGGCATTTACCGCGATTCAGTATCTTACGGTTCACAAGTCCAAAAGCACACATCAACAACAGGCCGCCCGCTATCTCGGGATCTGCTTTATCATCGGTATTCTGATCTCCTCCGGTTCCCTGTTCTTCGATTCCTGGGTGCGCTACCTCGTGCTGTATGCGGGGATTGCCGTTGATATCGTACTGCCGCTGATTGGGCGCAAAAATCTGGTGAAGGTACCGATCCAGACGCATCACCTGCTCGAACGCTTTGCACTCTTTACACTTATCCTGCTCGGTGAGTCGGTAATTAGTATTATTGCTGTACTGCAGGCAGATCACTGGGATCTGAGATCCATCCTGTTTGCTGCTTTTACTTCCATATTCGTCATTGCGATGTGGTGGCAGTATTTCGATAACGTGGAGAAAAAGGTCAGCAAGGAAATTCAGACGGCCGGGCAAGCGATCATCTATGGCCATCTGTTCATCTACATTTCAATGAGCATGATCGCCGCTTCCATTCAACTGCTGTACCTGAATGAGCTTAACTATGTATTCATGCTGGGTTTTGGCTTCGGATCTGTACTGCTGTACTTCCTGTCAACCTCGCTCGTGTTCCATCGTTACCGACATGCGCACTTAAGACTTCGTCCGGTTCATCTGGTAACGATGGTTGGCGTGCTGGCTGCATTTGTCATTGTAGATCTGATCTATCAGGTTCCGAACTACGTTATCGTGGGTGAAGATATGTTATTCTTCCTTCTATATGCGAAGCTGACGACTTGA